One Phenylobacterium hankyongense DNA segment encodes these proteins:
- the dapA gene encoding 4-hydroxy-tetrahydrodipicolinate synthase, which yields MSDPLFKGVLPALVTPFRDGAVDETAFVALVERQIAGGVHGLVPVGTTGETATLSHDEHRRVVELCVKTAKGRVPVIAGAGSNATDEAIELVRHAKTIGADAALVVTPYYNRPSQEGLYAHYAAINEAVQLPVLVYNVPSRTSVDISNEVLARLSKLPNIVGIKDATGDLPRASFQRLMCGPDWVMLSGDDPSALGYMAHGGHGCISVTANVAPEQCAIFYNDALSGQWQGALEGQDRLIRLHRALFTDASPSPTKFALAHLGLCAEDVRLPIVPASEASRAEVVAAMRDAGVV from the coding sequence ATGTCCGATCCCTTGTTCAAGGGCGTCCTCCCGGCGCTCGTGACTCCCTTCCGCGACGGCGCGGTGGACGAAACGGCCTTCGTGGCGCTGGTCGAGCGCCAGATCGCCGGCGGCGTGCATGGCCTGGTGCCGGTCGGCACCACCGGCGAGACCGCGACCCTGAGCCACGACGAGCATCGCCGCGTGGTGGAGCTGTGCGTGAAGACGGCGAAGGGCCGCGTGCCGGTGATCGCCGGGGCCGGCTCCAACGCCACCGACGAGGCCATCGAGCTGGTCCGCCACGCCAAGACCATCGGCGCGGACGCCGCCCTGGTGGTGACACCCTACTACAACCGCCCCAGCCAGGAGGGCCTCTACGCCCACTACGCGGCGATCAACGAGGCGGTGCAGCTGCCGGTGCTGGTCTACAACGTCCCCTCGCGGACGAGCGTCGACATCTCCAACGAGGTCCTCGCCAGGCTATCGAAGTTGCCGAACATCGTCGGGATCAAGGACGCCACCGGCGACCTGCCGCGCGCCAGCTTCCAGCGGCTGATGTGCGGGCCGGACTGGGTGATGCTGTCCGGCGACGACCCCAGCGCGCTGGGCTACATGGCCCACGGCGGCCACGGCTGCATCTCGGTGACCGCCAACGTCGCGCCCGAGCAGTGCGCGATCTTCTACAACGACGCCCTGTCCGGCCAGTGGCAGGGCGCGCTGGAGGGCCAGGACCGGCTGATCCGCCTGCACCGGGCGCTGTTCACCGACGCCTCGCCGTCGCCGACCAAGTTCGCGCTCGCCCACCTCGGCCTCTGCGCCGAGGACGTGCGCCTGCCGATCGTGCCGGCTTCGGAAGCCTCCCGCGCCGAGGTGGTCGCCGCTATGCGGGACGCCGGCGTCGTCTGA
- the acpS gene encoding holo-ACP synthase, whose amino-acid sequence MILGIGSDLSDIRRIETSLERFGERFTNRCFTEIERARSERKPDRAASYAKRFAAKEACAKALGTGMRRGVFWRDMGVVNMRSGQPTMALTGGALARLQAMTPAGHQPVIHLSLTDDHPYAQAFVIIEAVAT is encoded by the coding sequence GTGATCCTGGGCATCGGCTCGGACCTCTCCGACATCCGTCGGATCGAGACCAGCCTGGAGCGGTTCGGCGAGCGCTTCACCAACCGCTGCTTCACCGAGATCGAACGGGCCCGCTCGGAGCGCAAGCCCGACCGCGCCGCCAGCTACGCCAAGCGGTTCGCCGCCAAGGAGGCCTGCGCCAAGGCGCTCGGCACAGGCATGCGCCGCGGCGTCTTCTGGCGCGACATGGGCGTGGTCAACATGCGCTCGGGCCAGCCGACCATGGCGCTCACCGGCGGCGCCTTGGCGCGGCTACAGGCGATGACGCCCGCCGGCCATCAGCCGGTGATCCATCTCAGCCTCACCGACGACCACCCCTACGCCCAGGCCTTTGTGATCATCGAGGCGGTCGCGACGTAG
- a CDS encoding UrcA family protein, with product MNRMRAAAVVCASALSASIALPSVAKEATMRVRIGDLNLNSDAGAAKALDRIRGASTRFCRFNSGPLYRAQEARCRHEVSYKAVRQLDAPVVTALYEARTSGALLARR from the coding sequence ATGAACAGAATGCGTGCGGCCGCTGTGGTGTGTGCATCAGCCTTGAGCGCATCCATCGCGCTCCCTTCGGTGGCCAAGGAGGCCACGATGCGGGTGCGGATCGGCGACTTGAACCTCAACTCCGACGCCGGCGCGGCGAAGGCGCTCGACCGGATCCGCGGCGCCTCGACCCGCTTCTGCCGCTTCAACTCCGGACCGCTCTACCGCGCCCAGGAGGCCCGCTGCCGCCACGAGGTCAGCTACAAGGCGGTGCGCCAGCTCGACGCCCCCGTGGTCACCGCGCTCTACGAGGCCCGCACGTCCGGCGCCCTGCTGGCCCGTCGCTAG
- a CDS encoding M20/M25/M40 family metallo-hydrolase gives MQASKSFALVAALAAAALASSALAAPKPGPALHDQALEILTKGVAFRTVKGAGNTPAYAAYLKGVLVAAGYKPDDVRVEETDGTAILIARYPGADPRKKPIVVLGHMDVVEARREDWQRDPFTPVVENGYVYGRGSVDNKFDVSMAVATLAELRREGWKPGRDVILALSGDEETEMASTQKLAARLKNAELVLNDDAGGGLLGEDGKPVIYQLQAGEKTYADFTLTVTDPGGHSSRPGPTNAIVELAQALAKVGAYKFPAMQSELTTAYFKASAPLTPGPAGAAMKAYLVDPKDEAAIATLSAEPEYVGQVRTTCVATMVNGGHATNALPQKATANINCRIFPGTPSEQVRQTLAKVIDDPKVTVARVTGDGSIDAPASPLRPDVMAAVTKAVHAQHPTLTIVPSMSAGATDSMHFRALGVPSYGVAGLYMKPSDDFTHGLNERAPVAAIDGALAHWKVLLKELAK, from the coding sequence GTGCAAGCCTCCAAGTCCTTCGCCCTCGTCGCCGCCCTGGCCGCGGCCGCCCTCGCCTCCTCGGCGCTGGCCGCGCCGAAGCCCGGTCCCGCCCTGCACGACCAGGCGCTGGAGATCCTGACCAAGGGCGTCGCCTTCCGGACGGTGAAGGGCGCGGGCAATACGCCGGCCTATGCCGCCTACCTGAAGGGCGTGCTGGTCGCCGCCGGCTACAAGCCCGACGATGTCCGCGTCGAGGAGACCGACGGCACGGCCATCCTGATCGCCCGCTATCCCGGCGCGGATCCCAGGAAGAAGCCCATTGTCGTGCTCGGCCACATGGACGTGGTGGAAGCCAGGCGCGAGGACTGGCAGCGCGATCCGTTCACGCCGGTGGTGGAGAATGGCTACGTCTACGGCCGCGGCTCGGTGGACAACAAGTTCGACGTCTCGATGGCGGTGGCGACGCTCGCCGAGCTGAGGCGCGAGGGATGGAAGCCCGGCCGCGACGTGATCCTGGCCCTGTCCGGCGACGAGGAGACCGAGATGGCCTCCACCCAGAAGCTGGCGGCCCGGCTGAAGAACGCCGAACTGGTGCTGAACGACGACGCCGGCGGCGGCCTGCTGGGCGAGGACGGCAAGCCGGTGATCTACCAGCTGCAGGCCGGCGAGAAGACCTACGCCGACTTCACCCTGACGGTCACCGATCCCGGCGGCCATTCCAGCCGGCCCGGCCCGACCAACGCCATCGTCGAGCTGGCCCAGGCGCTGGCCAAGGTCGGCGCCTACAAGTTCCCGGCCATGCAGAGCGAGCTGACCACCGCCTACTTCAAGGCCAGCGCCCCGCTGACGCCTGGGCCGGCCGGCGCGGCGATGAAAGCCTACCTCGTCGACCCCAAGGACGAGGCGGCGATCGCTACGCTCTCCGCCGAGCCGGAGTACGTCGGCCAGGTGCGCACCACCTGCGTCGCGACCATGGTCAATGGCGGCCACGCCACCAACGCTCTGCCGCAGAAGGCCACCGCCAACATCAACTGCCGGATCTTCCCCGGCACGCCATCGGAACAGGTGCGCCAGACCCTGGCCAAGGTGATCGACGACCCCAAGGTGACGGTGGCGCGGGTGACGGGCGACGGCTCCATCGACGCCCCGGCCTCGCCGCTTCGGCCCGACGTGATGGCGGCGGTGACCAAGGCGGTGCACGCCCAGCATCCGACCCTGACCATCGTGCCCTCGATGTCGGCGGGCGCCACCGACAGCATGCACTTCCGCGCGCTCGGCGTGCCTAGCTACGGCGTCGCCGGCCTCTACATGAAGCCCTCGGACGACTTCACCCATGGGCTCAACGAGCGCGCGCCGGTGGCCGCCATCGACGGCGCCCTGGCCCACTGGAAGGTGCTGCTCAAGGAGCTGGCGAAGTAG
- a CDS encoding uracil-DNA glycosylase yields MPRFEAATAVVVAPEPPRNCPICPRLVAYREANRAAQPDWFNGPAPSWGDEGARLLVVGLAPGRTGANRTGRPFTGDHAGWLLYETLGKTGFATGTYDPNGQDDLRLVDCLITNAVRCAPPGNKPETVEEASCRPFLEARIAALPRLKVIVTLGDVSRRNVLRALGLKASAGIAGHGTEFPAGPYVVLNSYHCSRLNTNTGRLTPQMFEAVFQRARALLAA; encoded by the coding sequence ATGCCGAGGTTTGAGGCCGCGACCGCCGTCGTCGTCGCCCCGGAGCCGCCGCGCAACTGCCCGATCTGCCCGCGGCTGGTGGCCTACCGCGAGGCCAACCGCGCCGCCCAGCCCGACTGGTTCAACGGCCCGGCGCCCTCCTGGGGCGACGAGGGCGCGCGCTTGCTCGTGGTGGGACTCGCGCCCGGCCGCACCGGCGCCAACCGTACGGGCCGGCCGTTCACCGGCGACCATGCCGGCTGGCTGCTCTACGAGACCCTGGGCAAGACCGGCTTCGCCACCGGGACCTATGATCCGAACGGCCAGGACGACCTGCGCCTCGTCGACTGCCTGATCACCAACGCGGTGCGCTGCGCGCCGCCCGGCAACAAGCCGGAGACCGTCGAGGAGGCCAGCTGCCGGCCGTTCCTAGAGGCCCGCATCGCCGCCCTGCCCCGCCTGAAGGTGATCGTCACCCTGGGCGACGTGTCGCGCCGCAACGTGCTGCGCGCGCTGGGCCTGAAGGCCTCGGCCGGGATCGCCGGCCACGGCACGGAGTTCCCCGCCGGCCCCTACGTGGTGCTGAACAGCTACCACTGCTCCAGGCTGAACACGAACACCGGCCGGCTCACACCGCAAATGTTCGAAGCCGTGTTCCAGCGGGCGCGGGCGCTGCTCGCGGCTTAA
- the rpoZ gene encoding DNA-directed RNA polymerase subunit omega gives MARVTVEDCIQKVPNRFNLVLLAAHRARAISAGSQILVDRDNDKNPVVSLREIADDVVDADELRENLIGTLQRVDERSEAEEEAETLALLADPTHMQMSELELVRALQSDRDGGQEERY, from the coding sequence ATGGCCCGCGTCACCGTCGAAGACTGCATCCAAAAGGTGCCGAACCGCTTCAACCTCGTTCTGCTGGCGGCGCATCGCGCCCGGGCCATCTCGGCCGGCTCGCAGATCCTGGTGGATCGCGACAACGACAAGAACCCGGTCGTCTCGCTGCGCGAGATCGCGGACGACGTGGTCGACGCCGACGAGCTGCGCGAGAACCTGATCGGCACCCTGCAGCGGGTGGACGAGCGCTCGGAAGCCGAGGAAGAGGCCGAAACCCTCGCCCTGCTGGCCGATCCGACGCACATGCAGATGAGCGAACTCGAGTTGGTTCGCGCCCTGCAGAGCGACCGCGACGGCGGTCAGGAGGAGCGGTACTGA
- a CDS encoding DUF3761 domain-containing protein → MFRISTLVASAALMLAAGAADAKPCRDATGHYIACPAPAAAAKAAAPGQRCRTASGAFTKCPAPAAANAAAAPAPVATRTVQARTGTATSTTAIVPAHPVAAGAVTARCKDGTTSHSKSRSGSCSRHGGVAAWL, encoded by the coding sequence ATGTTTCGCATCTCCACCCTGGTCGCCTCCGCGGCGCTCATGCTGGCCGCAGGCGCCGCCGACGCCAAGCCCTGCCGTGACGCGACCGGTCACTACATCGCCTGTCCGGCTCCGGCCGCTGCAGCCAAGGCGGCGGCCCCTGGCCAGCGCTGCCGAACCGCCAGCGGGGCCTTCACAAAGTGCCCGGCGCCCGCAGCCGCCAACGCGGCCGCTGCGCCCGCGCCCGTGGCAACGCGCACAGTGCAAGCCCGCACCGGCACCGCCACGAGCACCACCGCGATCGTCCCGGCTCACCCGGTAGCGGCCGGCGCCGTCACGGCGCGTTGTAAGGACGGCACCACCAGCCACAGCAAGAGCCGATCCGGCTCCTGCTCTCGGCATGGCGGCGTCGCGGCCTGGCTCTAG
- a CDS encoding GNAT family N-acetyltransferase, giving the protein MDVESLERATVAGVAPAKLVEIDGWLAPMDAGTIGRAKSAVPLSHTATADALNDVEAAYWTEGLQPAFRIAEAPGLAGVRDALAARGYVGVQPTLVKIGDVARLAAFRDQPGEVLDQPDEAWGAVFVGDGFDPEDGASRVAALSRSPDALYGAVREDGRTVAVGVVTFGHGWAGIHGMRTAADRRGRGLASQVLAGLGRAIAARGVERVFLQVEEANPARSLYRKAGFAEAWRYRYWRR; this is encoded by the coding sequence GTGGACGTCGAAAGCCTGGAGCGGGCGACCGTCGCCGGCGTCGCGCCGGCCAAGCTGGTGGAGATCGACGGCTGGCTCGCGCCGATGGACGCCGGGACCATCGGCCGGGCGAAGAGCGCGGTCCCCCTCAGCCACACCGCCACCGCCGACGCGCTCAACGACGTCGAGGCCGCTTACTGGACCGAGGGCCTGCAGCCGGCGTTCCGGATCGCCGAGGCGCCCGGCCTGGCGGGGGTTCGCGACGCCCTGGCCGCCCGCGGCTACGTCGGCGTCCAGCCGACCCTGGTGAAGATCGGCGACGTCGCCCGCCTGGCCGCCTTCCGCGACCAGCCCGGCGAGGTGCTGGACCAGCCCGACGAGGCCTGGGGCGCGGTGTTCGTCGGCGACGGCTTCGACCCCGAGGACGGGGCCAGCCGGGTCGCCGCCCTCAGCCGCTCGCCGGACGCCCTCTACGGCGCGGTGCGCGAGGACGGCCGCACGGTGGCGGTGGGCGTCGTCACCTTCGGCCACGGTTGGGCCGGCATCCACGGCATGCGCACGGCGGCGGACCGCCGGGGCCGCGGGCTCGCCAGCCAGGTGCTGGCCGGCCTCGGCCGCGCCATCGCCGCGCGCGGCGTCGAGCGGGTGTTCCTGCAGGTGGAGGAGGCCAATCCGGCCCGTTCGCTCTACCGCAAGGCCGGCTTCGCCGAGGCGTGGCGCTATCGCTACTGGCGGCGCTGA
- the pyrE gene encoding orotate phosphoribosyltransferase: MNTEDVLNEFRGAGALREGHFILSSGLHSGVFLQKNLVFQYPDRTERLCKALAAKIRDTVGELDLCVSPAVGGIIPGYETARHLGVPSIYVEREGGELKLRRAFQIPAGARIAMVEDIVSTGLSSKECIEAIRKAGGEVVVAAAIVDRTGGRYDPGMPFVSLAQLDIPAYPADQLPPELAAIPAEDPGSRRLHA, from the coding sequence ATGAACACCGAAGACGTCCTCAACGAATTCCGCGGCGCCGGCGCCCTGCGCGAAGGCCACTTCATCCTGTCCTCGGGGCTGCACTCGGGCGTCTTCCTGCAGAAGAACCTGGTCTTCCAGTACCCGGACCGCACCGAGCGCCTGTGCAAGGCGCTGGCGGCCAAGATCCGCGACACGGTGGGCGAGTTGGACCTCTGCGTCTCGCCGGCGGTCGGCGGCATCATCCCCGGCTACGAGACCGCGCGGCACCTGGGCGTGCCCTCGATCTACGTGGAGCGCGAGGGCGGCGAGCTGAAGCTGCGCCGCGCCTTCCAGATCCCCGCCGGGGCACGGATCGCCATGGTCGAGGACATCGTCTCCACGGGCCTGTCCTCCAAGGAGTGCATCGAGGCGATCCGCAAGGCCGGCGGCGAGGTGGTGGTCGCCGCAGCCATCGTCGACCGCACCGGCGGCCGCTACGATCCCGGCATGCCCTTCGTGAGCCTGGCCCAGCTGGACATCCCCGCCTATCCCGCCGACCAGCTGCCGCCCGAGCTGGCGGCCATCCCGGCGGAAGATCCAGGCAGCCGGCGGCTGCACGCATGA
- a CDS encoding pyridoxine 5'-phosphate synthase: MSKLRLGVNIDHVATVRNARGESYPDPVRAAEMALAAGADGITAHLREDRRHISDADIDALAVITRRRGRPLNLEMAVTPEMETIALAHLPHAACLVPERREEVTTEGGLDVAKGHNTIAPVVGRLSQAGIRVSCFIDPDPAQVAAAASAGAAVVELHTGAYCEAVRARSSEAPQLLEALKGAARQAASLGLEVHAGHGIDYETVKPVAAIPEVVELNIGHFLIGEAIFIGLGPAIQRMRALMDEARAVRAA; the protein is encoded by the coding sequence ATGAGCAAGCTCCGCCTGGGCGTGAACATCGACCACGTGGCGACCGTCCGGAACGCCCGCGGCGAGAGCTATCCCGACCCGGTGCGGGCCGCGGAGATGGCGCTGGCGGCCGGGGCCGACGGCATCACCGCCCACCTGCGGGAGGACCGCCGGCACATCTCCGACGCCGATATCGACGCGCTGGCGGTCATCACCCGGCGTCGCGGCCGGCCGCTGAACCTGGAGATGGCGGTGACGCCGGAGATGGAGACGATCGCGCTCGCCCACCTGCCGCACGCCGCCTGCCTGGTGCCGGAGCGGCGCGAGGAGGTGACCACCGAGGGCGGCCTCGACGTCGCCAAGGGCCACAACACCATCGCCCCGGTGGTGGGCCGGCTGTCGCAGGCCGGCATCCGGGTGTCCTGCTTCATCGATCCCGATCCGGCCCAGGTCGCCGCCGCCGCCTCCGCCGGCGCGGCGGTGGTGGAGCTGCACACCGGCGCCTACTGCGAAGCGGTGCGCGCCCGCTCGTCGGAGGCGCCCCAACTGCTCGAGGCGCTGAAGGGCGCCGCCCGCCAGGCCGCGTCCCTGGGCCTGGAGGTCCACGCCGGCCACGGCATCGACTACGAGACGGTGAAACCCGTCGCCGCCATCCCGGAGGTCGTGGAGCTGAACATCGGCCACTTCCTGATCGGCGAGGCGATCTTCATCGGCCTGGGCCCCGCCATCCAGCGGATGCGCGCCCTGATGGACGAAGCCCGCGCGGTGCGCGCCGCGTGA
- a CDS encoding NYN domain-containing protein produces MTFYPTDRLALFIDGANLYSAAKAMGFDIDYRKLLEEFRKRGVLIRAYYYTALVEQEEYSPIRPLVDWLDYNGYRLVTKAAREYTDSQGRKRWRGDMDVEIAVDMMEMAASADHLVLFSGDGDFRCLVEAVQRKGARVTVVSTVKSQPPMASDDLRRQADNFVDLADLADIIGRPSRLPRFIQESRAAERDHAEDSEADAEV; encoded by the coding sequence ATGACCTTCTACCCCACGGACCGGCTGGCGCTCTTCATCGACGGGGCCAACCTGTATTCGGCGGCCAAGGCGATGGGCTTCGACATCGACTACCGCAAGCTCCTGGAGGAGTTCCGCAAGCGCGGCGTGCTGATCCGCGCCTACTACTACACCGCCCTGGTGGAGCAGGAGGAGTACTCGCCGATCCGGCCGCTGGTCGATTGGCTGGACTACAACGGCTACCGCCTGGTGACCAAGGCCGCCCGCGAATACACCGACAGCCAGGGCCGCAAGCGCTGGCGCGGCGACATGGACGTCGAGATCGCCGTCGACATGATGGAGATGGCCGCCTCCGCCGACCACCTGGTGCTGTTCTCCGGCGACGGCGACTTCCGCTGCCTGGTGGAGGCCGTGCAGCGCAAGGGCGCGCGGGTGACCGTGGTCTCGACGGTGAAGTCGCAGCCGCCGATGGCCTCCGACGACCTGCGCCGGCAGGCCGACAACTTCGTGGACCTGGCCGACCTCGCCGACATCATCGGCCGCCCCTCGCGCCTGCCCCGGTTCATCCAGGAAAGCCGCGCCGCCGAGCGCGACCACGCCGAAGATTCCGAGGCCGATGCCGAGGTTTGA
- the smpB gene encoding SsrA-binding protein SmpB, which yields MAGKLIAENRRARFDYFLEQSFEAGLALTGSEVKSLRNGRANIAESYAAVEGDEIMLVNADIPPYAQAGPHFNHEPRRHRKLLLKRKEIDRLIGAVQREGRTIIPTKLYWNDKGLAKLEISLAKGKKEHDKREATAARDWQRDKARLMRDKG from the coding sequence ATGGCCGGCAAGCTGATCGCCGAGAACCGCCGCGCGCGGTTCGACTATTTCCTGGAGCAGAGCTTCGAGGCCGGGCTGGCGCTCACCGGCTCTGAGGTGAAGTCGCTGCGCAACGGCCGCGCCAACATCGCCGAGAGCTATGCCGCGGTGGAGGGCGACGAGATCATGCTCGTCAACGCCGACATCCCGCCCTACGCCCAGGCCGGCCCGCACTTCAACCACGAGCCGCGCCGGCATCGGAAGCTGCTGCTGAAGCGCAAGGAGATCGACCGGCTGATCGGCGCCGTGCAGCGCGAAGGCCGCACGATCATCCCGACCAAGCTCTACTGGAACGACAAGGGCCTGGCGAAGCTCGAGATCTCGCTCGCCAAGGGCAAGAAGGAACACGACAAGCGCGAAGCCACCGCCGCCCGCGACTGGCAGCGCGACAAGGCGCGGCTGATGCGGGACAAGGGCTAG
- the folK gene encoding 2-amino-4-hydroxy-6-hydroxymethyldihydropteridine diphosphokinase yields MALGSNLAGDFASSEALLEATLAHFAQAGLPVLARSGWWRSAAWPDPDGPEYRNGVVIVEANGGPRTVLEGLFSLEQMFGRERAARNAARTLDLDLIAYGRQVIEAPELVLPHPRAHERLFVMGPLAEIAPAWRHPVLGRTAAELAAAATVGADAGPV; encoded by the coding sequence GTGGCCCTCGGCAGCAATCTGGCCGGCGATTTCGCCTCGTCCGAAGCCCTTCTCGAGGCGACCTTGGCGCACTTCGCCCAGGCGGGATTGCCTGTGCTCGCCCGGTCGGGCTGGTGGCGCTCCGCCGCCTGGCCCGATCCGGACGGGCCTGAGTATCGCAACGGCGTCGTGATTGTCGAGGCGAACGGCGGTCCACGGACGGTGCTGGAAGGGCTTTTTTCACTCGAACAAATGTTCGGTCGCGAACGGGCCGCCCGCAACGCCGCGCGCACCCTGGATCTCGACCTCATCGCCTACGGCCGGCAGGTCATCGAAGCCCCGGAACTGGTGCTGCCGCACCCCCGTGCGCATGAGCGCCTGTTCGTCATGGGCCCGCTGGCTGAGATCGCGCCCGCCTGGCGCCATCCCGTGCTGGGCCGGACGGCGGCCGAGCTGGCTGCGGCGGCCACCGTCGGAGCGGACGCGGGGCCAGTCTAG
- a CDS encoding RelA/SpoT family protein, translated as MANKGAPDKGVPAPAGPPAVKRPKLLRQFELIEKVRSYDPTADEALLNRAYVYAMRMHGAQKRASGDPYFAHPIEVAGILTDYRLDTATIVTALLHDVIEDTPVTRHEIDELFGPEIGELVEGVTKLSKLELSSEHLRQAENLRKFILAISRDVRVLMVKLADRLHNMRTLQYIKSPAKRERIARETLDIYAPLARSIGVHRICTELEELAFEHLNPVARDAIYRRLDTLRHEQGGAVSLVSGEIASKLDAAGLPARVFGREKHPYSIWRKLQRKSIGFSQLSDIYAFRVIVDTEDDCYRALGVIHRAWPSVPERFKDFISTPKRNNYRSLHTTVVGPRGMRIEMQIRTEAMDRVAEEGVAAHWRYKDQSYGFDVEHQKAAGGRDPLVNLRHLVQVLEHGGDAEELVEHAKLEMFLDQVFVFTPKGRLISLPRGAMPLDFAYGVHTDVGDTAIGVKINGELKPLRTILQNGDVVEVIRGGKPVVPPDWRSLTVTGRARSAIRRHIRQTEKEEFTRLGRATIDQTFEAAGKSRKEVSLRPALDRFALPTEEELFDAVGRGRISPPQVLEAVFPGLKASEREAASARHRIEDGKSAKLYVRGGGLTPGVSIHFDPSCSPVPGDRIVGIVENDGRGLTVHTIDCEHLEAFEDREELWRDLQWTPEAERNSVARAKLTATIRNAPGVLGQTCTVIGEAGGNIVGLRMHHRQQDFFDVDFDIDVTDARHLTHIAAALRANPSVETVDRAKG; from the coding sequence ATCGCCAACAAGGGAGCCCCCGACAAGGGGGTTCCGGCCCCCGCAGGGCCCCCCGCCGTCAAGCGTCCCAAGCTGCTTCGTCAGTTCGAACTGATCGAGAAGGTCCGGTCCTACGACCCGACCGCCGACGAGGCGCTGCTGAACCGCGCCTACGTCTACGCCATGCGGATGCACGGGGCCCAGAAGCGGGCCTCCGGCGACCCCTACTTCGCCCACCCGATCGAGGTGGCGGGCATCCTCACCGACTACCGGCTCGACACCGCCACCATCGTCACCGCCCTGCTGCACGACGTGATCGAGGACACCCCGGTCACGCGGCATGAGATCGACGAGCTGTTCGGGCCGGAGATCGGCGAGCTGGTGGAAGGCGTCACCAAGCTCTCCAAGCTGGAGCTCTCCTCCGAGCACCTCCGCCAGGCGGAGAACCTGCGCAAGTTCATCCTGGCGATCAGCCGCGACGTGCGGGTGCTGATGGTCAAGCTCGCCGACCGCCTGCACAACATGCGCACGCTGCAGTACATCAAGAGCCCCGCCAAGCGGGAGCGGATCGCGCGCGAGACCCTGGACATCTATGCGCCGCTGGCCCGCTCGATCGGCGTGCACCGGATCTGCACCGAGCTGGAAGAACTCGCCTTCGAGCACCTCAACCCCGTCGCCCGCGACGCCATCTACCGGCGCCTCGACACGCTGCGGCACGAGCAGGGCGGGGCGGTGTCGCTGGTCTCCGGCGAGATCGCCTCGAAGCTGGACGCCGCCGGCCTGCCGGCCCGGGTGTTCGGCCGCGAGAAGCATCCCTATTCGATCTGGCGCAAGCTGCAGCGCAAGTCGATCGGCTTCTCTCAGCTGTCCGACATCTACGCCTTCCGGGTGATCGTCGACACCGAGGACGACTGCTACCGCGCGCTCGGCGTCATCCACCGCGCTTGGCCGAGCGTGCCCGAGCGGTTCAAGGACTTCATCTCCACGCCGAAGCGGAACAACTACCGGTCGCTGCACACCACCGTGGTCGGCCCGCGCGGCATGCGCATCGAGATGCAGATCCGCACCGAGGCCATGGACCGGGTGGCGGAGGAGGGCGTCGCCGCCCACTGGCGCTACAAGGACCAGTCCTACGGCTTCGATGTCGAGCACCAGAAGGCGGCCGGCGGCCGCGACCCGCTGGTCAACCTGCGCCACCTCGTCCAGGTGCTGGAGCACGGCGGCGACGCCGAGGAGCTGGTCGAGCACGCCAAGCTCGAGATGTTCCTCGACCAGGTGTTCGTGTTCACGCCCAAGGGCCGGCTGATCAGCCTGCCCCGCGGGGCGATGCCGCTGGACTTCGCCTACGGGGTCCACACCGACGTCGGCGACACCGCCATCGGGGTGAAGATCAACGGCGAGCTCAAGCCGCTGCGCACCATCCTGCAGAACGGCGACGTGGTGGAGGTGATCCGCGGCGGCAAGCCGGTGGTGCCGCCCGACTGGCGCTCGCTGACCGTCACCGGCCGCGCCCGCTCGGCGATCCGCCGGCACATCCGCCAGACCGAGAAGGAAGAATTCACCCGCCTCGGCCGCGCCACCATCGACCAGACCTTCGAGGCGGCCGGCAAGTCGCGCAAGGAGGTCTCGCTCCGCCCGGCCCTGGACCGCTTCGCCCTCCCGACCGAGGAGGAGCTGTTCGACGCCGTCGGCCGCGGGCGGATCTCCCCGCCGCAGGTGCTGGAGGCGGTGTTCCCGGGCCTGAAGGCCTCCGAACGCGAGGCGGCCTCGGCCCGCCACCGGATCGAGGACGGCAAGAGCGCCAAGCTCTACGTGCGGGGCGGCGGCCTGACGCCCGGCGTCAGCATCCATTTCGACCCGTCCTGCTCGCCGGTGCCCGGCGACCGCATCGTCGGCATCGTGGAGAACGACGGCCGCGGCCTGACCGTCCACACCATCGACTGCGAGCACCTGGAGGCCTTCGAAGACCGCGAGGAGCTCTGGCGCGACCTGCAGTGGACGCCTGAGGCGGAGCGCAACTCCGTGGCCCGGGCCAAGCTCACCGCCACCATCCGCAACGCGCCCGGCGTGCTCGGCCAGACCTGCACGGTGATCGGCGAGGCCGGCGGCAATATCGTGGGCCTGCGCATGCACCACCGGCAGCAGGACTTCTTCGACGTCGACTTCGACATCGACGTCACCGACGCCCGGCACCTGACCCACATCGCCGCGGCCCTGCGCGCCAACCCCAGCGTCGAGACCGTCGACCGCGCCAAGGGCTGA